The proteins below are encoded in one region of Phaseolus vulgaris cultivar G19833 chromosome 1, P. vulgaris v2.0, whole genome shotgun sequence:
- the LOC137816483 gene encoding patatin-like protein 2, translated as MAAKEDKHLVTVLSIDGGGIRGIIPAIILGFLESELQRLDGKGVRLADYFDVIAGTSTGGLVTAMLTAPDQKTKRPLFAAEDLKKFYLDHCPEIFQQNKWWNVIASVMKFSRTMFGPQYDGKYLRKLIRDELGDTRLDQTLTNVVIPAFDIKRLQPTIFSSFQVETRPDLNGLLSDICISTSAAPTYLPAHCFETKTHHGDVIGNFDLIDGGVAANNPTLVAMAEVTNKISHEGRCASLNVEAMQYDRFLVISLGTGSQKQEPKYSAKDAAEWGTLSWVSPLIDAFGQASSDMVDFHISSVFRALNSEHNYLRIQDDTLTGNLSSVDMATKENLLQLVAVGESLLKKKVSKINLKTGLYEFSDSDETNEEALRRFAIRLSKQRKFRNPELSANNENPSSSKG; from the exons ATGGCAGCAAAAGAAGATAAACACCTTGTTACTGTGCTCAGTATTGATGGTGGTGGCATTCGGGGAATCATTCCTGCAATCATTCTTGGTTTCCTTGAATCAGAGCTTCAG AGGCTAGACGGTAAAGGTGTAAGATTAGCAGACTATTTTGATGTGATTGCAGGAACAAGTACAGGGGGATTGGTCACTGCAATGCTTACTGCTCCAGATCAAAAAACTAAACGACCCTTGTTTGCAGCAGAAGATCTTAAAAAGTTCTACCTTGATCATTGTCCAGAAATCTTCCAACAGAATAA GTGGTGGAATGTAATAGCGTCTGTGATGAAGTTCAGTAGAACCATGTTTGGACCACAGTACGATGGCAAGTATTTACGCAAGCTTATTAGGGATGAACTAGGCGACACAAGGTTGGACCAGACATTGACCAATGTTGTCATTCCTGCATTTGACATCAAACGCCTTCAACCTACCATCTTTTCCAGCTTCCAG GTGGAGACGAGGCCAGATTTGAACGGGTTGTTGTCGGATATATGCATTTCAACTTCAGCAgctccaacctatcttccagcTCATTGCTTTGAAACCAAAACTCACCATGGTGATGTCATAGGCAACTTTGACCTAATAGATGGTGGTGTCGCAGCAAATAACCCG ACACTGGTGGCCATGGCAGAAGTAACAAACAAAATTTCCCATGAAGGGCGATGTGCCAGCTTGAACGTGGAAGCGATGCAATACGATAGGTTTTTGGTGATATCACTGGGAACAGGTTCTCAGAAACAGGAACCGAAATACAGTGCTAAAGATGCAGCTGAATGGGGTACCTTGAGTTGGGTTTCCCCCTTAATTGATGCCTTTGGTCAAGCCAGTTCTGACATGGTTGACTTTCACATCTCTTCAGTTTTTCGAGCACTCAATTCTGAACACAACTACCTTCGAATCCAG GACGATACATTAACTGGGAACTTATCTTCTGTGGACATGGCCACGAAGGAGAATTTGCTGCAACTGGTAGCAGTTGGGGAATCACTGTTAAAGAAAAAAGTTTCAAAGATTAACTTAAAAACTGGCCTTTATGAATTTTCTGATTCTGATGAAACAAACGAAGAAGCCTTGAGAAG GTTTGCGATACGACTATCCAAACAGAGGAAATTTCGTAACCCTGAATTGTCTGCAAATAATGAAAATCCTTCGTCTTCAAAGGGATAA
- the LOC137816482 gene encoding patatin-like protein 2 isoform X2, with protein MLTAPDNNHRPLFAAKDIKPFYLEHGPKIFPHHSGLGGTIIANLVRSLGGPKYDGKYLHEVVREKLGEIRLHDTLTNVVIPTFDIKSMQPILFSSYQMKKCSYMDAKLSDICIGTSAAPTYLPAHTFTNQDSQGNLHQFNLIDGGVCANNPTLVAMNEVTKQIIKQNSDFFPIKPLEYSRFLIISIGTGTARNEEKFNGETAAKWGLLDWLTYNGSTPLTDVFTQSSADMVDFHLSAVTQALHSEDNYLRIQDDTLSGTESSVDIATKENLQKLSEIGQNLLKKSVSRVNLENGLFEPLANGETNQHALTRFAKILSQERRLREMRSPHTTKNKKPLVF; from the exons ATGCTAACTGCTCCTGACAACAACCATCGACCACTTTTTGCTGCCAAAGACATCAAGCCCTTTTACTTGGAACACGGTCCTAAGATTTTCCCACACCACAG TGGGCTTGGTGGAACTATAATAGCAAATTTGGTAAGATCTTTGGGAGGACCCAAATACGATGGGAAATACCTTCATGAGGTGGTGAGAGAGAAACTCGGAGAGATTCGGTTGCATGACACTCTCACCAACGTTGTGATTCCCACCTTCGACATCAAGTCTATGCAACccattcttttttcttcttatcaG ATGAAGAAGTGTTCTTACATGGATGCTAAACTCTCAGACATCTGCATAGGCACCTCCGCTGCACCTACTTATCTGCCTGCACACACTTTCACTAACCAAGACTCCCAAGGGAACCTACACCAATTCAATCTCATTGATGGCGGCGTTTGTGCAAATAACCCG ACCCTAGTTGCCATGAACGAAGTTACGAAGCAAATCATAAAGCAAAATTCAGATTTCTTTCCCATCAAGCCTCTGGAATATAGTCGGTTCCTGATAATTTCAATAGGCACTGGAACAGCAAGAAATGAGGAAAAATTCAATGGTGAAACTGCAGCAAAATGGGGTTTATTGGATTGGCTAACCTACAATGGGAGTACTCCATTGACAGACGTTTTCACGCAGTCGAGTGCAGACATGGTTGATTTCCATTTATCTGCTGTGACTCAAGCACTTCACTCTGAAGATAATTACCTTCGAATTCAGGATGACACCTTGAGTGGAACGGAATCTTCGGTTGACATTGCTACCAAGGAGAATCTGCAGAAGCTTAGTGAGATTGGTCAAAACCTGTTGAAGAAATCAGTCTCTAGGGTGAATTTAGAGAATGGTCTCTTTGAGCCACTCGCCAACGGGGAAACTAATCAACACGCTCTCACAAG GTTTGCAAAAATACTGTCTCAGGAGAGGAGGCTCCGTGAGATGAGATCCCCACACACTACAAAGAATAAGAAACCCCTCGTCTTCTAG
- the LOC137816482 gene encoding patatin-like protein 2 isoform X1 — translation MERSKSSVEQIQPPTYGNLVTILSIDGGGIRGIIPATIIDFLESQLQELDGPEARLADYFDVISGTSTGGLVTAMLTAPDNNHRPLFAAKDIKPFYLEHGPKIFPHHSGLGGTIIANLVRSLGGPKYDGKYLHEVVREKLGEIRLHDTLTNVVIPTFDIKSMQPILFSSYQMKKCSYMDAKLSDICIGTSAAPTYLPAHTFTNQDSQGNLHQFNLIDGGVCANNPTLVAMNEVTKQIIKQNSDFFPIKPLEYSRFLIISIGTGTARNEEKFNGETAAKWGLLDWLTYNGSTPLTDVFTQSSADMVDFHLSAVTQALHSEDNYLRIQDDTLSGTESSVDIATKENLQKLSEIGQNLLKKSVSRVNLENGLFEPLANGETNQHALTRFAKILSQERRLREMRSPHTTKNKKPLVF, via the exons ATGGAGAGATCAAAATCATCCGTTGAACAAATTCAGCCTCCAACTTATGGAAACTTAGTGACCATTCTTAGCATCGATGGTGGTGGCATCAGGGGCATCATCCCCGCCACCATTATTGATTTCCTCGAGTCTCAGCTTCAG GAGTTGGATGGTCCAGAGGCAAGGCTTGCAGATTACTTTGATGTGATCTCAGGAACAAGCACGGGAGGTCTTGTAACAGCCATGCTAACTGCTCCTGACAACAACCATCGACCACTTTTTGCTGCCAAAGACATCAAGCCCTTTTACTTGGAACACGGTCCTAAGATTTTCCCACACCACAG TGGGCTTGGTGGAACTATAATAGCAAATTTGGTAAGATCTTTGGGAGGACCCAAATACGATGGGAAATACCTTCATGAGGTGGTGAGAGAGAAACTCGGAGAGATTCGGTTGCATGACACTCTCACCAACGTTGTGATTCCCACCTTCGACATCAAGTCTATGCAACccattcttttttcttcttatcaG ATGAAGAAGTGTTCTTACATGGATGCTAAACTCTCAGACATCTGCATAGGCACCTCCGCTGCACCTACTTATCTGCCTGCACACACTTTCACTAACCAAGACTCCCAAGGGAACCTACACCAATTCAATCTCATTGATGGCGGCGTTTGTGCAAATAACCCG ACCCTAGTTGCCATGAACGAAGTTACGAAGCAAATCATAAAGCAAAATTCAGATTTCTTTCCCATCAAGCCTCTGGAATATAGTCGGTTCCTGATAATTTCAATAGGCACTGGAACAGCAAGAAATGAGGAAAAATTCAATGGTGAAACTGCAGCAAAATGGGGTTTATTGGATTGGCTAACCTACAATGGGAGTACTCCATTGACAGACGTTTTCACGCAGTCGAGTGCAGACATGGTTGATTTCCATTTATCTGCTGTGACTCAAGCACTTCACTCTGAAGATAATTACCTTCGAATTCAGGATGACACCTTGAGTGGAACGGAATCTTCGGTTGACATTGCTACCAAGGAGAATCTGCAGAAGCTTAGTGAGATTGGTCAAAACCTGTTGAAGAAATCAGTCTCTAGGGTGAATTTAGAGAATGGTCTCTTTGAGCCACTCGCCAACGGGGAAACTAATCAACACGCTCTCACAAG GTTTGCAAAAATACTGTCTCAGGAGAGGAGGCTCCGTGAGATGAGATCCCCACACACTACAAAGAATAAGAAACCCCTCGTCTTCTAG